In Leptospira koniambonensis, a single genomic region encodes these proteins:
- a CDS encoding ATP-binding protein: MAEIKKTDYSNQFRIQVPSHPRYVTVARNFVYNLARESGFSLYDAADLKLAVGECLLNVIKHAYLGKTNYPIFIEVTLLENRMEVRIRDFGVQKNISEIRGYDPGDYREEGIGLYLVRKLTDHFYIDQSGKGNRLILTKMK, encoded by the coding sequence TTGGCCGAGATTAAAAAAACCGATTATTCGAATCAATTTCGGATACAAGTTCCTTCCCATCCGCGTTACGTAACTGTAGCGCGGAACTTCGTTTATAACCTAGCAAGAGAATCTGGATTTTCCCTTTATGATGCTGCCGATCTGAAATTGGCGGTGGGGGAATGTCTTCTGAACGTGATCAAACACGCTTATCTCGGAAAAACGAATTATCCAATTTTTATAGAAGTTACTCTACTTGAAAATCGTATGGAAGTCCGTATCAGAGATTTCGGAGTTCAAAAAAATATTTCCGAGATCAGAGGATACGATCCAGGAGATTATCGGGAAGAAGGGATCGGACTTTACTTGGTCCGAAAACTAACGGACCATTTTTATATAGACCAGTCCGGAAAAGGGAATCGTCTGATTCTCACAAAAATGAAATAA
- a CDS encoding LA_2478/LA_2722/LA_4182 family protein has product MFLINQMKFISILVFSILILSCRKGPSLSKDEVKDLSQNYIKELCKKNLECSAQYLESLPSGEQSAAKSGFSSLDQCMAEQSNQSILPDDYEKVTDQQIGKVKRCMDDLLKTPCSEMEQAGGIPSCRELFPDGT; this is encoded by the coding sequence ATGTTTTTGATAAACCAAATGAAATTTATCTCCATACTAGTATTTTCCATACTTATCCTTTCTTGTAGAAAAGGACCTTCCTTATCCAAAGATGAAGTGAAGGATCTCAGCCAAAACTATATTAAAGAGTTATGTAAAAAGAATTTAGAATGTTCTGCTCAGTATTTGGAATCACTTCCTTCTGGCGAGCAGAGTGCAGCTAAGTCTGGATTTTCATCACTCGACCAATGTATGGCAGAACAGAGTAACCAGTCCATTCTTCCTGATGACTACGAAAAAGTAACAGATCAGCAGATCGGAAAAGTAAAACGTTGTATGGACGATCTTCTTAAAACTCCTTGTTCCGAAATGGAGCAGGCGGGTGGAATTCCATCTTGCAGGGAATTATTCCCAGACGGGACCTGA
- a CDS encoding tetratricopeptide repeat protein, with protein sequence MKYILISLSILLFSNQIAADFPLPIPEPGEGSISSRGIFPDEPLPPIDASSVVVEQKPEQAATETTSENATGTGEEPKISETKQTVSEPIKEKKTKLPNLAERKDKKGGKKKEAAADPSRAAYERGLLRLRNGQKDAAKEEFGKAASTEGAASSQAKLELSKLENAKAPDSSAEAPAEDDSRWKTSLETARSLRAQGKNSEAESILLRTATEGEGEYKSRALLQLGDMLFRMGRYSDARGYLMDFWNRFGKTFPNADDASSREFKRQREEKELGAYLLFKSSYKAGEGEWAKRFLKKYLDKSVSESQGVYSPLRTEMESFAKSDL encoded by the coding sequence ATGAAATATATTCTAATTTCTTTAAGTATTCTTCTTTTTTCGAATCAGATTGCGGCGGATTTTCCTCTGCCTATCCCGGAGCCAGGCGAGGGTAGTATTTCCTCCAGGGGAATATTTCCTGATGAACCTCTTCCTCCGATTGATGCGAGTTCAGTAGTCGTAGAACAAAAACCGGAACAAGCAGCAACAGAAACAACTTCTGAAAATGCAACCGGGACTGGCGAAGAACCAAAGATCTCAGAAACAAAACAAACTGTTTCAGAGCCTATAAAAGAGAAAAAAACAAAACTTCCAAATCTTGCAGAAAGAAAAGATAAAAAAGGCGGCAAGAAGAAAGAAGCAGCCGCAGATCCGAGTCGCGCGGCGTATGAAAGAGGACTTTTACGTCTTAGAAACGGACAAAAAGATGCAGCTAAAGAAGAATTTGGTAAAGCTGCTTCCACAGAAGGAGCTGCAAGTTCTCAGGCAAAATTAGAATTATCTAAATTAGAAAATGCAAAGGCTCCAGATTCAAGCGCAGAAGCTCCAGCAGAAGATGATTCCAGATGGAAAACTTCTTTGGAAACTGCAAGATCTCTTAGGGCCCAGGGCAAAAATTCAGAAGCAGAGTCCATTCTTCTTAGAACAGCAACTGAGGGAGAAGGAGAATATAAATCCAGAGCTTTATTACAATTAGGTGATATGCTTTTCAGAATGGGAAGATATTCTGACGCTCGAGGTTATCTAATGGATTTTTGGAATCGATTCGGTAAAACTTTTCCGAACGCAGATGATGCGAGTTCCAGAGAATTCAAAAGACAAAGAGAAGAAAAAGAACTAGGAGCTTATTTACTTTTTAAATCCAGCTATAAGGCAGGAGAAGGGGAATGGGCAAAAAGGTTCTTGAAAAAATATTTGGATAAATCTGTTTCCGAATCCCAAGGAGTGTATTCCCCCTTGAGAACGGAAATGGAATCTTTCGCGAAAAGCGATCTTTAA
- a CDS encoding LIC_11485 family protein: protein MAFNPFSILTNIRVSIDQVLGNLPPKVVKTIGSAALSLAVLVAVVLGWFSFQKGLALAGEEDQAKELDRKALFLEDIEREYNRKRKDVRWSDPSYSNSGNSSLDIERYSLEKPKMAPSSPKPELEESDTIRNSKMKDGDSRVFFPTENERPPREDLVPSDKGSDSPRLQPSTKQPNRELPAEKEESRLSRPPRKEQRPRGE, encoded by the coding sequence ATGGCATTCAATCCATTCTCCATCCTAACCAATATCAGGGTATCGATAGACCAGGTTCTGGGAAATCTCCCTCCCAAAGTGGTAAAAACGATCGGTTCTGCAGCTCTTAGCTTAGCAGTCTTGGTTGCGGTTGTCCTAGGGTGGTTTAGCTTCCAAAAAGGTCTGGCTCTCGCGGGAGAAGAAGACCAGGCCAAAGAGCTGGATCGTAAGGCTCTATTTTTAGAAGATATCGAAAGAGAGTATAACCGGAAAAGAAAGGACGTTAGATGGAGCGATCCTTCTTATTCGAATTCCGGAAATTCTTCCTTGGATATTGAAAGATATTCTTTGGAAAAACCGAAGATGGCCCCTTCTTCTCCTAAACCAGAACTGGAAGAGTCGGACACAATTCGTAATTCTAAAATGAAGGACGGAGATTCCAGAGTTTTCTTTCCTACAGAAAATGAAAGACCTCCTCGCGAAGATTTAGTTCCGAGTGATAAGGGATCTGATTCTCCTCGTTTGCAACCTAGCACTAAGCAGCCCAATAGAGAACTTCCAGCAGAAAAGGAAGAATCCAGGTTGAGCCGTCCTCCTAGAAAAGAACAAAGACCTAGGGGAGAATGA
- a CDS encoding DUF342 domain-containing protein, with protein sequence MSDSIRNFTESLLKDLEENENGFFKVENLDGLAYLTLFPAGKKGKEVEYREILKRLEVFKISGISEEEVKRILKTKDSEPHLIGKWPGKPEASSLDLKISEDKMTVYGILHPPKFGGKLLTRDEVLSQLQSNGIVFGIIEESILKLSQAEDYGKRTLVAQGESPIPGKDGDIRILFQHPGTPTLEEDEFGRVDFKNIQIIQSVKKNQKLAEKVSPSPGKPGKNVKGEVLAFEEGKLAEWKLGPNVKISEDGNVVQSLIDGRPLVDRFGVIRVDEVCLLENVDFSTGNINFPGTIIVEESIADGFTLETDGSIIVKKSVGKVFLKAKGDIVLSGGFMGRNGGMIESGSDIYAKFIEQGKMIAKNSIFIEEAAMHSELIAGESVVVRGGRGEIIGGQCVAGKMITCTKLGAIVETRTVLSCGMPPELLSELEDLKSEIRKNQDILKKVDTSIQKLSDDSQRRSLSPEEKDSLPKLQAIRQKYSSILENLFAQEQSAILSFDPDKNSFIEIEREIFPGVEANLGRNKKFSVKLKEIPGPSFLYLGGDGQIAHSKVKPKRLGLLQEESSSESESSAD encoded by the coding sequence ATGAGCGACTCGATCCGCAATTTTACAGAATCACTATTAAAAGATCTAGAAGAGAACGAAAACGGATTTTTCAAGGTAGAAAATCTGGACGGCCTCGCATACCTCACTCTCTTCCCCGCAGGAAAAAAGGGAAAAGAAGTAGAATATCGCGAAATTTTAAAACGTTTAGAAGTATTTAAAATTTCAGGAATTTCTGAAGAAGAAGTTAAACGTATCTTAAAGACCAAAGACTCCGAACCACATCTGATTGGAAAGTGGCCAGGCAAACCGGAAGCTTCCAGCCTCGATCTGAAAATTTCAGAAGATAAAATGACAGTCTATGGAATTCTTCATCCACCAAAATTCGGCGGAAAATTATTAACTAGGGATGAGGTACTTTCTCAACTTCAGTCTAATGGAATCGTTTTTGGAATTATAGAAGAATCAATCCTCAAACTTTCTCAGGCAGAAGATTACGGAAAAAGAACTCTAGTCGCCCAAGGTGAATCCCCTATTCCCGGAAAAGACGGAGATATCAGAATCTTATTCCAACATCCAGGCACACCAACTTTAGAAGAAGACGAATTCGGAAGAGTAGACTTCAAAAATATTCAGATCATCCAAAGTGTGAAAAAGAATCAGAAACTTGCTGAAAAAGTTTCTCCTTCTCCCGGCAAGCCAGGTAAAAATGTAAAAGGAGAAGTTCTCGCATTCGAAGAAGGTAAATTAGCGGAATGGAAATTAGGTCCTAACGTTAAAATTTCAGAAGATGGAAATGTAGTGCAGTCTCTTATAGACGGTCGACCTTTGGTAGATCGTTTCGGAGTCATTCGAGTGGATGAGGTTTGTTTACTGGAGAATGTAGACTTCTCTACCGGAAACATAAACTTTCCAGGAACAATCATTGTAGAAGAATCGATCGCAGATGGTTTTACTCTTGAGACAGATGGATCTATTATAGTTAAAAAATCGGTAGGTAAAGTTTTTCTAAAAGCAAAAGGAGATATCGTTCTTTCCGGAGGATTTATGGGAAGAAACGGTGGAATGATAGAATCAGGTTCCGATATCTATGCAAAATTTATAGAACAAGGAAAGATGATCGCTAAAAATTCGATCTTCATCGAAGAAGCTGCGATGCATTCCGAACTGATTGCAGGAGAATCCGTGGTAGTCAGAGGTGGAAGAGGAGAAATTATCGGAGGCCAATGTGTTGCAGGAAAAATGATTACCTGTACTAAACTCGGTGCAATCGTAGAGACACGAACCGTGCTTAGTTGCGGAATGCCACCTGAACTTCTTTCCGAATTAGAAGATCTGAAATCAGAGATCCGTAAAAATCAGGATATATTAAAAAAAGTAGATACGAGTATCCAAAAACTAAGCGACGATTCCCAAAGAAGAAGTTTAAGTCCTGAAGAAAAAGACAGCCTACCTAAACTACAAGCAATCCGTCAAAAGTACAGTTCTATCCTGGAAAACTTATTTGCTCAGGAACAATCTGCAATACTATCCTTCGATCCTGATAAAAATTCATTTATAGAAATAGAGAGAGAAATTTTTCCAGGTGTAGAAGCAAACTTGGGAAGAAATAAAAAATTCAGCGTAAAACTAAAAGAAATCCCAGGTCCTTCTTTCCTATATTTAGGTGGAGATGGGCAGATCGCTCATTCTAAGGTAAAACCTAAACGACTTGGACTTTTGCAGGAAGAATCTTCTTCAGAATCTGAATCTTCAGCGGATTAG
- a CDS encoding LIC_11490 family protein: protein MMLYIALALILVGILCFIYVSFQPNSKKEFSAGSFPKGNLPSAREKKISDGSLASLKKQGRSETYSHMDQVFAEERKIRPLSERQRMETREAEPEVSEEEFGTEIWDETKRGEVLEMVTEPERTQPRIPKEEEWSMEGVLFLDLSGRLPYEALQEKIRPETLKGFRRMGKGSIREIPGGFTFQARNSEFSYKLNEVEKIVFYDQGFALLPLKREYPTPIFLTKDGEKFKSYLEYTASA, encoded by the coding sequence ATGATGCTCTATATTGCTTTAGCACTCATTTTAGTAGGAATCCTCTGCTTTATTTATGTTTCCTTCCAGCCAAATTCTAAAAAAGAATTTAGCGCCGGCTCATTTCCTAAAGGAAACCTTCCTAGTGCAAGAGAGAAAAAAATTTCTGACGGATCATTAGCTTCTCTTAAAAAACAGGGACGTTCAGAAACCTATTCTCATATGGATCAGGTATTTGCAGAAGAGAGAAAGATCCGTCCTCTTTCCGAAAGACAGAGAATGGAAACGAGGGAGGCGGAGCCTGAGGTTTCAGAGGAAGAATTTGGAACTGAGATTTGGGATGAAACAAAAAGGGGAGAAGTTTTAGAAATGGTAACAGAGCCCGAACGCACCCAACCTAGAATCCCTAAAGAAGAAGAATGGTCCATGGAAGGAGTATTATTCCTAGATCTTTCCGGAAGATTACCTTACGAGGCTCTTCAAGAAAAGATCCGTCCTGAAACTTTAAAAGGTTTTAGAAGAATGGGAAAGGGAAGTATTAGAGAGATCCCAGGTGGATTTACTTTCCAAGCAAGAAATTCAGAATTTAGTTATAAATTGAATGAAGTAGAGAAGATCGTTTTTTACGACCAAGGTTTTGCGCTTCTTCCATTAAAAAGAGAATACCCGACCCCGATCTTTTTGACCAAGGACGGGGAGAAGTTTAAATCTTATCTGGAATATACAGCAAGCGCTTAA
- a CDS encoding chemotaxis protein CheX — protein MQIRAELVNPFLEAATIVFRDILQTDLIRGKIGIKDTPETTLELAIIIGVLGTFNGEVIYGLNYDAAYKISKKLMPGMNDDDIKNEYKDILGEIANMTTGNAMNIFATAGQSIEITAPNIVDAKNETIKIPKKQALGISLFSKFGKLEVNVALT, from the coding sequence ATGCAAATCCGCGCCGAGTTAGTAAACCCATTCCTGGAAGCAGCTACAATTGTATTCCGGGATATATTACAGACCGACCTGATCCGTGGAAAGATCGGTATCAAAGACACTCCTGAAACCACTTTGGAACTTGCGATTATCATCGGGGTTCTGGGAACGTTTAATGGAGAAGTGATCTACGGTTTGAACTACGACGCGGCTTATAAAATTTCCAAAAAGCTGATGCCTGGTATGAACGACGATGATATCAAGAATGAATATAAAGATATCTTAGGTGAAATCGCAAACATGACTACAGGTAACGCGATGAATATATTCGCAACTGCAGGTCAGTCGATTGAGATCACTGCTCCAAATATCGTGGATGCAAAAAACGAAACAATCAAGATCCCTAAAAAACAAGCTCTTGGGATCAGTCTATTTTCCAAATTCGGAAAATTAGAAGTAAACGTAGCCTTAACTTAA
- a CDS encoding tetratricopeptide repeat protein: MEMRQKIRYAIILLMSQFALNCDSSGELASRAREKETQGNTAEALYYYDLALRENPENFTANKNLGILLAESGEAPGSAALYLEKALKKDPKNPEILLYLLEIYLLAGSKDETETVLRGFSESWDKDRESLAKFLSSCILDSKKNVSERKRFQENRIPESNPASKRLFELCNKKLYENNSGK; encoded by the coding sequence ATGGAAATGAGACAGAAGATCCGATACGCCATAATTTTGCTTATGTCCCAATTCGCTTTGAATTGCGATTCCTCGGGTGAGTTAGCAAGCAGAGCTAGAGAAAAAGAAACACAAGGCAACACTGCAGAGGCTTTATATTATTACGATTTAGCACTTAGAGAAAATCCTGAAAATTTTACAGCGAATAAAAATTTAGGAATTCTTCTAGCAGAAAGCGGAGAAGCACCCGGATCCGCCGCCCTTTATCTAGAAAAAGCTCTCAAAAAAGATCCTAAAAACCCGGAGATACTTCTTTATCTTTTAGAAATTTATTTATTAGCTGGTTCCAAAGATGAAACCGAAACCGTTTTGAGAGGATTTTCTGAAAGTTGGGATAAAGACAGAGAGAGTCTCGCCAAGTTTTTAAGCTCCTGCATCTTAGATTCCAAAAAGAATGTTTCAGAAAGAAAACGTTTCCAAGAGAATCGTATCCCTGAATCCAATCCTGCTTCCAAAAGATTGTTTGAACTTTGCAATAAAAAATTGTACGAGAACAATTCTGGGAAATGA
- the xerD gene encoding site-specific tyrosine recombinase XerD, translated as MTSSHKNLLQNFQEYLSVEKGLSDNSIYSYGYDLNKFKNFLEKEHLDFLEVQANDIVRFLNEERNRKISAKTIAREVVAIRQFYKFLKDEKKLDSNPTEKIETPEVMRSIPDYLTQEEIEELFNVIKEDNLYELRDKCIFELLYSSGLRISEACNLRLTDMDMSGMTLTVEGKGGRQRLVPFGEKSLDILNRYLKQSRPYILKNRNCDYLFVSKKGSFINRKSVWRLLNHYIKRTNIKKKVTPHTLRHSFATHLLENHADLKSVQELLGHIDISTTQIYTHMANKTLKEVHKKFHPRG; from the coding sequence GTGACATCTTCTCATAAGAATCTACTCCAAAATTTTCAAGAATACCTCTCGGTTGAGAAGGGTCTGAGCGACAATTCCATTTACTCGTATGGGTACGACCTTAACAAGTTTAAGAACTTCCTCGAAAAAGAACATCTCGACTTCTTAGAAGTCCAAGCGAACGACATAGTTCGTTTCTTGAACGAAGAAAGGAATCGAAAAATTTCTGCAAAGACGATCGCTCGTGAAGTGGTTGCCATTCGCCAATTTTATAAATTTCTAAAAGACGAAAAGAAGCTGGATTCAAATCCAACGGAGAAGATTGAAACTCCTGAAGTGATGAGGTCCATCCCCGATTATCTAACTCAAGAAGAAATCGAGGAATTGTTCAATGTGATCAAAGAGGATAATCTCTACGAACTCAGAGACAAATGTATTTTTGAACTTTTATATTCTTCCGGACTTAGGATCTCTGAAGCATGTAATCTAAGACTGACTGATATGGATATGTCTGGAATGACCCTAACTGTAGAAGGAAAGGGTGGACGCCAAAGACTAGTTCCATTCGGTGAGAAGTCTTTGGACATTCTGAATCGTTACTTAAAACAAAGCAGACCTTATATTCTGAAAAACAGAAATTGTGATTATCTTTTTGTTTCTAAAAAAGGATCATTCATCAATAGAAAATCTGTTTGGAGACTTTTGAACCATTATATCAAAAGAACAAACATTAAGAAAAAAGTGACTCCACATACTCTGAGACACTCTTTCGCGACCCACTTGTTGGAAAACCACGCAGACCTAAAATCGGTCCAGGAACTTTTGGGGCATATCGATATTTCGACTACTCAAATCTACACTCATATGGCGAATAAAACTCTGAAGGAAGTTCATAAGAAATTCCATCCTAGAGGATAA